AATTGTTCTGAAATTAAATTAAAAAACAATGAAAAAGTCTTTTCGCTATTCATTTTATTGCTTTTTTTTACGTTGATGTTTGCACTGCAAAAGAGCGTAACCGTTAGGGTGACTGACGAAAATTCGGAACCGCTGTCCGGTGTTAGCGTGATTGTAAAAGTTGCCTCTGTTGTTGATATCACTGATTTTGACGGAACTTTAAAATTACTGTTCCAACTGGAAAGTCGGTAATTTGGTTTTCTTTATTGGTTTTGAAAGTCGGGAAGTAGATATTATAGAAACTAACAATGTTAAGATTCAACTAAAATCATCGACCATTATCTTGGATGAATTTATGGTTATAGGTTATGGTGTTCAGGAAAAAGTTAACCTGTCAGGTTTGATCGAATCAGTGAAGGGTGAAACTCTGGCAAAGAGAAGCACCATTCAGACTTCTCGGGATTTACAGGGTATTGCTGCCGGTGTTATGATAAGTTCAGCTTACGGTAAACCTGGTAAAGAAGGAATTACAATACGTATTCGTGGTATTGGAACAATTAATGACAACAACCCGCTGGTGTTGGTTGATGGAGTATCTTCCTCTATTGATGCTGTTGACCCGAACGATATTGAAAGTATGTCAATTCTAAAAGATACTGCTTCATCGTTTATTTATGGTTCTCGTGCAGCGAATTTTGTAATTCTAATTACAACAAATCGCGGAAAAACAGACAATGTAAGTGTTAGTTATAAATCTTCTGTGGGTTTTATTACTCCATTAGTTATTCCTAAAAATGCTACTGCGTGGGATTATATGACTCTAAATGATGAAGCTAATGCCAATGAATTGCCTAGTTGCCAGCCAAAAATTGGAATGCCTCAGGAATGGCAAATGCCAGCTTTCTTTTATAATGCGCAGTTCAGGGGAACAAAAGATTGCCAGGATGCGGGCATTTGGTTTTTGCGGACAAGAGGTTTCGCTCAACATCGAAAAAAAACATCGTGGTCTGAAATTGAGGTTCCAATAATCCAACTTATCAAAGATGGAGGTATGATTTTCAGGATTGGAAGCAATGAAAATCACCAGAACCTGGTCGTTTCAAAAGTTTATAAACTAGGAAAAGAATCTCAGATCACCTGTGTTTTCAATCAAGGAATTGCCGAAGTGTATATCAATGGAAAGCTTCTGAAAATTGAAAAAGGAATTTTGCAGGATATAAAAGATAGATCAACCGCTGTATGGCTTGGCGACGTGGGCATATTTTTTCTTGTTATTGCCGATGTTTTTATCCCTGAAAAGGATGATCTGTTCCGGGCAGCGCAAAAACCTGGCGAAATAATCAGTTTTAGATGTAATCTCAAAGATGAAATGGTGTATAACAGAGCGGTCACAAAAGATGAAATTATTACCATATCTTCAGATGATCAGGCTTTTTGTTAATTAATTAGAATATGAAAATCAGAATTGAAATGCTCAAGATATATGTTTTTGGATTGATTTTAGCCATCATCCTGTTGATTCTATTCACACCGGCGCTTTTTGCGCAAGAACAGAATAGCCTGAAAGAATCGCAGAAACGCTTTTCAATAATGGGTTTAGACGATTCCATTACCGAAGGAGACGAAAGGTTTCAAGGTTACCTTTTCCCACTCTGGCAGAAACTTTT
This genomic stretch from Bacteroidota bacterium harbors:
- a CDS encoding TonB-dependent receptor plug domain-containing protein, whose amino-acid sequence is MVFFIGFESREVDIIETNNVKIQLKSSTIILDEFMVIGYGVQEKVNLSGLIESVKGETLAKRSTIQTSRDLQGIAAGVMISSAYGKPGKEGITIRIRGIGTINDNNPLVLVDGVSSSIDAVDPNDIESMSILKDTASSFIYGSRAANFVILITTNRGKTDNVSVSYKSSVGFITPLVIPKNATAWDYMTLNDEANANELPSCQPKIGMPQEWQMPAFFYNAQFRGTKDCQDAGIWFLRTRGFAQHRKKTSWSEIEVPIIQLIKDGGMIFRIGSNENHQNLVVSKVYKLGKESQITCVFNQGIAEVYINGKLLKIEKGILQDIKDRSTAVWLGDVGIFFLVIADVFIPEKDDLFRAAQKPGEIISFRCNLKDEMVYNRAVTKDEIITISSDDQAFC